CAACTGCAGAGACGCCAGGCCGTATTTGGATGCCCCAGTACGCCATTTGGCGATCATGTCCATCATGTCGGGATTGTTGCCGTACTTCTGCCCGACGTCGGCGAACCCTTCAAGCAGCTGGATGTCTGATATCGGGACGATGCCGGGGGCATACACCTGCGGCTGGAGATGCTTAAACACCTTGTAACCACGGACATTGATGTCGAACTGGGTCAGCAGTCCATTGACCACGCCGGCGTCGGGCACGACGACGAGTGGGGCGAACATCGTCTTCGTGTCGACCCTTTCGCTGCCCCAGCCGCCGTGCTTCTTGACGAGGTCGATCGTCGAGAGCAGCTGCCCGAACTTCCCGTCGTTGGGGTCGGTGAAGATTTTCTCGACGTCGGCGCTGTACTCATCCCAGCTCGCCAACCCCTGTGCCGCATCCTCTTTCACCGCACGATCGGTTGCGTCGATCACGATGCAGTGGCCGTTGCCGAAGATCATCCAGTCGCACACCGACGGCTTCTCGCCCTTCTTCTCCGTCCAGGCCGCCTGCATTTCGTCTTCATCGGCAATTGCACACAGATGCGGGCTCTTGTCGAAGATGTGGTGCACAATCCCGCCGGCGAAGACCTCGAACGCGTCACACATCGCGATCTTGAACCGATTCCTGAGCCGCCCAGAGCTGAAGCTGGCCCACGCCTCGAAGTAGAGCTGCCCGCCGCACAGCCGATCGAGCGCCCATTGATGACGCAGCATGACGAACGTGTTGTCGTCGACGGCCAGGAACGGGAACCGCGTGAGCGTGTACCGCTGATTGCCGATCGCTCCCTTGTCTCGATCGCCCTGCAACTCGACCTTGTAATCGTCCAGCAGTCTCGCCATGTTGGCGAACAGCAGGTCGATCGCGCCCTGGGTGGCGCCGTCGGCGAGCAGTTCATCGCGGGTAAACCGGACCTGGTGGGAGTCGGTGCTGCGCTTGACGATTCGGGTACCGAGGCGCATGACGTCGAGCAGGTCGACTCCGGTGGCGATCTTGAAGGCCTCGGCGGGCGTCGCACCCAGGCCGGTGGTCTCCGATCGGGGATGCCAGGTGGTGAACCACAAGTCGTCGGTGTTCGACAGCACGATCTCGTACTTCAGCGGGTGATTGAACAGTGACGACGCGATCTCGTTCTGGATGTGCGGCTTGGCGTATTCGTGCGTTTCCTCAAGGCCCATGTTCGGCAGCTTGCGTTGCCAGCTTCGCACTTCGTCGGCGGTGGGCACGTCGCCCGTGAACTCCGGTGCCGAGTTCTGTTCGGACGTGATCGAGAGCAGCATGTGCACCAACGTGTCAAGGTCGATCGACGGCGCGGCCTCATCGGTGGACGCGTATTCGATGATCTCGCGCTGCAGCTGAGCGGTCGCACGCGGCGAGATGAGGTGGTCTCCGTAGGCGACGATGCGGTTGCGGGCCTTCTCGCACACACCCCCGGTGCCGCCGCCGGCGAGGAAATCGCCCTCAACGAGGTCTACGCGATGGGTGGTGGTGTATGCCACGTCCCACTGCCCCTGTACGCAAGCGACGGTTTCGAGTGCGTCGTAAAGCTTGACGCTGTCGAGCAGGTCGCGCCGTTTGTCATCGGTCAGTGGCTTCAGCCCGAGCTGCCCGCAGACCATCAGCTGCGGCTGTTGGCCGAGGAACTGCATCAGCTGGGAAATCATGTCACCCTCACCACCGACGCTTGCCGCGGTCGGCGGCATCGAACCGCCATTCGCACCGGCTCTGCGCCCCGGGCTGCGGGGGCCTTCCTGCTCGTACTTCGCGGCGCGCTCTCGTCGGATTCGCGCTCCTTTACCCATCGCAGGCCATACCCCTCTCGCCTAGCACCTCGTCGACCTGATGGCTCGACAGTTCGCCACCCGTTCGCGTATCGACTGCCGAACCGCGGCCAGCAGCCGCAGCTCGGCAGTCGATGTCATCGCGGGTGTGTATGGGTCCAGGCTAGGTGAGAGGAGTGACATCGTTCGAACGTTTATTCGGGGTGTTGGGATGATGGGCACACCCCAGCGGGGATCTCGTCGGCGTTTGGTGGCCCCGCGCTCTGGGGACTGGTACGCGGGGCGCTTCACCGGGCCACCGTACGACGAGTTCATTCTCGGCGCCGACGGCGTGCTGCGTGCCTTCGCCCAGCGCTCCGGGGGTGACCGCATGCCATATGTGGTCGGAATACTGGGAGCGCCCAGTTGCGGACCTTATTCGACGTCTTGCGCATCTTGTCGAAGGACGAACTCATGCATACCGGGCACGGTGAACGCCAACATGCCGCGTTCGGGAGGGTAGACCAAGCCCTTCTTAATAAGCTCGTTGCGGGCAACTGACAGGTCGCTCGCGCGCGATTTATGCATCCGAGAAGCCAAGGCGGACACCGTCGCCGGCCCGTCGCCGGCTAGGTCGGCCAGCGCGCGCAGCAGGTCGCGCTGTGCGGGGGTGGCGCGCTCCCACCTGGAGCGGTAGAGGCCGTCGTCGACCTCCCGACGAGCTTCGTGCAGTCCCACCTGCACGTCGTCAGCACTGATCGGGGAACTAATCGCGTTGTCCCACACATGTTTTCCAATCGCTTGCAGAAAGTATGGATATCCGCTGGCCATGTTGATAGCCATCGTCAACGCCTGCTCGTGCCAGTCCACTCCAAGCTCACGTGTGGGAATCGTCAAGGCATCCGCCGCGCCGGATCGATCGAGCAGTCCGACCGCACGGTAGTCATAGAGCCGCTCGGCATAGCTGGTGGCATCGGCAAGCAGAGCCGGCAACGACGGCAGACCGGCACCGACGAGCATCAAGGGCAATGGCACCTCTGCCTGGCCGAGCTGGTGCACCGCCGTGTTGATCGCCGCCAGCTCGGCTGCGTTGGCCTCCTGCAGTTCGTCGACCAGGATCAGCACGCCGATGCCTAGCTCGCGCGCCGTCTCCCCCATCACCTCGAACAGCGCCGCTAGTGGTGTGTCCCGGAATTAGTTGATGGTGTTTAGGGTGGTCCGGGCTCGAGCGACTTTGGCCAGGATCGATTCGGCGGTGGCGGTCCATACGTAGGGCTTGGGATCTTGGTTGTGGGTGTCGATGTAGTCCTGGATCGCGGCGATGAGGTCAGGCACTGAACCAAAGACGCCGCGTCGCAGCGCTTTGTCGGTGATCTCGCGAAACCAGCGTTCGACCTGGTTGAGCCACGACGACGAGGTCGGCGTGAAATGCAGGTGGAAGCGGGGATGGTTGTCCAGCCACTGTTTGACGTTTGCGTGCTTGTGGGTGGCGTAGTTGTCCAGGATCATGTGGATCTGTAGGCCCTTGGGAACCTCTCGATCAATCGTGCGCAGGAATTTGAGGAACTCTTGGTGGCGGTGTCGCGGTAGGCATTGGCCGATCACCATGCCGGTCAACACGTTAAGCGCGGCG
The sequence above is drawn from the Mycobacterium riyadhense genome and encodes:
- a CDS encoding MarR family transcriptional regulator — encoded protein: MGETARELGIGVLILVDELQEANAAELAAINTAVHQLGQAEVPLPLMLVGAGLPSLPALLADATSYAERLYDYRAVGLLDRSGAADALTIPTRELGVDWHEQALTMAINMASGYPYFLQAIGKHVWDNAISSPISADDVQVGLHEARREVDDGLYRSRWERATPAQRDLLRALADLAGDGPATVSALASRMHKSRASDLSVARNELIKKGLVYPPERGMLAFTVPGMHEFVLRQDAQDVE